The Thermocrinis ruber genomic sequence GTTATCTTTTAACTAATGGAGAGGAAAAATTTTCTTGGGCTTTCTATATCAGAGTTAGGTGTAGGCACCTACTTGGGAGACATTGATCAAGCCACATCCGAAGGCTACAAACAGGTAATAAGGACCGCCTACAAAAGGGGCGTCAATGTGGTGGATACCGCCATAGTGTATAGGTATATGAAGAGCGAGAGAGATGTGGGGGCTGTAGCCAAGGAACTGGGCAGAGAAAACCTTATCATATCCACCAAAGGGGGTTATGTGCCCTACGACGTTGAACTTGGAGCAGACCCAAAGGATTACTTTTATGAAAACTTCGTAAACACAGGAATAATCAACCTACAGGAGATGACACCGCAGGGACACTACTTGGGTGTCAAATTCATAGAGTGGTGCTTTAACAAGAGCTTGGAGAACCTACAAACCCAATACATAGACATATACTTTCTTCACAATCCAGAAGAACAGCTGAACTTCTTCCCGAGGGAGAACTTTTTAAAAAAGCTTGAAGAGTGCTTTTACTTTTTGGAGGAGATGGTAAAGGTAGGAAAGCTCAAGTTTTACGGGCTTGCCACCTGGAGTGGCTTTAGGGTCTCGCCCACCTCAAGGCAGTATTTAAACCTACGGGAGATTTTAGACATAGCCCAAAAGGTGGGAGGAAAGGACCATCACATGCGCTTTATTCAGCTACCCTACAACCTGGGAATGACGGAAGCCTTTACCCTCAAAAATCAAGAGG encodes the following:
- a CDS encoding aldo/keto reductase, translating into MERKNFLGLSISELGVGTYLGDIDQATSEGYKQVIRTAYKRGVNVVDTAIVYRYMKSERDVGAVAKELGRENLIISTKGGYVPYDVELGADPKDYFYENFVNTGIINLQEMTPQGHYLGVKFIEWCFNKSLENLQTQYIDIYFLHNPEEQLNFFPRENFLKKLEECFYFLEEMVKVGKLKFYGLATWSGFRVSPTSRQYLNLREILDIAQKVGGKDHHMRFIQLPYNLGMTEAFTLKNQEVNGEKLSTLSACQRLGIYTYISASIYQGNVIGRVPQKLKDFFGLEEDVHTALQFVRSTPGVGTALVGMSKLKHLEENLELFEKPKLEESKFLSLFN